The Salinirubellus salinus genome segment TCTCGGTCACCCGGTCCTCGACGAGGTGGACCCGTCGGTCGAGCAGTTCGCGGAGCGGCCGCCGGCCGTCCGACGGCTCGCGGAGCCCGAACGGGACGTAGAGCCACACGGGTTTGTAGACGTGGTCGGGGCCGTCGTTGACGACGGTCACCCGTACCTCGCCCGCGTCGATCTCGGGGCCCAGTCGCTCGGCCAGGTCGTTGGCCAGGACGGCCCCGCCGGTGCCACCGCCCACGACGACGATCTCCTCGGTCATGACTTTCGCACCAGTATCCGGTAGTGGGTCCCCTCGTCGTCGGTGGCCACTACCTCGTTGCCCGACTCGGCGGCCCACTCGGGCACGTCGGTCAGCGACTGTTCCTCGTCGGTCAGGAGCGCGACGACCGCCCCGGTCTCCGCCTCACGGAACGCACCGATGAGTTCCATGAGCGGCCCGGGGCAGGCCGCACCCCGCGCGTCGACTGTCGTATCCGCTTCTGTCGTGGCCATCTTCACATCCGAACATCCGCTCCACGGAGGATAGTATTGCGCGCTAATTCCAAGATACTGGGAACTGAGTCGACCCGTCGGTTCCGGGACGTAAGCGCGGCGACTCACCGTGACGGCTCAGGCCGTCGCCGTCGCCCAGACCGCCGGGAGCCGCGTGTAGACCTCGGCGTTCCCGACGAGTGCGCGGAGCGTGGTGTACTCGTCGACGGCGTGGACGGTGTCGGTGCCCAGCGCGAACTCGACGGTCGGGACGCCGGCCTCGCGGAACTTCTTGGCGTCGCCGCCGCCGGTGGCGCTGCGACGGTAGACGCGACCCTCGGTGACGGCCTCGGCCGTCGAGGCGACGCTCTCGACCAGCGGGCTGTCGAGCGGTTCGTAGGTACCGACGGACCAGCTCGCGTCCTCGATGGCGACGTGCGGGTACTCACGCAGACACTCGCGGATGTCGGCGAGCACCGTCGGCGTCTCGACGCCCGCGTTCAGGCGGACGTCGAGCCGTGCGGTGGCCGCCGCCGGCACCGTGTTGACGCTCTCGCCGCCCTCGATGGTCCCGAGGTTGACCGTCGGGGACGAGAACAGCTCGCGCGCGGCGTCGGCCCCCATCGTCGGCCCGTAGTACGCGACGCTCTCCTCGACGATGGGTGCCATCGCCTCGGGACCAGGGAGGGGACGTGCCGGCAGGCGCTCGCGGATGGCCGAGACGGCCGCCCAGAGCCGGTCGATGGCGTTCGCACCCAGCATCGGCCGCGACCCGTGGGCCGCCTCGCCCTCGGCACGGAGCGTGAGCCAGATGCCCCCGGTCGGCGACGGTGACGGAGTGGTTCCCGCCGCTACAGGTCGTCTCCCCGACGACGCAGGCGTCGGCGTCGACGGCGCCCTGGTCGAGTATCGCCCGGACGCCCGCCGACCCGCCCGTCTCCTCGTCGCTCACGAACGCGAACGTGAGGTCGACGGGCGGGTCGGCGTCGGCCGCGACGAACGTCTCGGCGGTGTGGAGCATCGCGGCCAGCGGCCCCTTCATGTCCGTCGCGCCCCGGCCGTAGACGCGGTCACCGTCGCGTTCGCCGAGCGGGTCGTGTGTCCACTCGGCGGCGTCGAACGGCACCGTATCGAGGTGCCCGTTGTAGAGCAGGGTCCGGTCGGCCTCGCCCGGGACGGTGGCGAGGACGTTCGGCTTGGCCGGGTCGACCGCGACACGGTCGGTGTCGAGGCCGAGGTCGGCGAGGAACGACTCCACGTGGTCGGCGAGCGCGCGCACGTCTCCCGGCGGGTTCTGCGTGTCGACGGCGAGCAGGTCGAGCGCGAGGTCGGCGACCCGTTCGGCCGAGAGTCGGTCGGTGGGTGGCTCCATCGTCGTGGTGTCAGGTGGACCGCGAGAGACGTAGGTCTACGTGTCGGTACCGGCGTGGGCCGGCGATCAGTCGTCGCTCGGGACCGCGTCCGCGTCGGTGCTCCGCTGGCTGCGCCAGATGCCCTGGGCGTACGCGCCGATGAACATCCCGGCGATGGCGTACAGGATGGGCCAGTTGCCCACCCCCAGACTGGCGTAGGCCGCGCCGGGACAGATGCCGGCGAGTCCCCAGCCGACGCCGAAGACGACGCCGCCGACGAGGACGTTCCGGTCGAACGACTTCAGGCGCCGTTCGTAGGGTCGGCCCGTCAGGGGGGCGCCGTCCCGGAGCCGCGGGAGCACCCAGA includes the following:
- a CDS encoding DUF6691 family protein, whose amino-acid sequence is MKRHPLFAPLVVVGGLIFGFGLGYSHMARPEVVIDFLLFEDLGLLFVMFGGSIVAGLGFWVLPRLRDGAPLTGRPYERRLKSFDRNVLVGGVVFGVGWGLAGICPGAAYASLGVGNWPILYAIAGMFIGAYAQGIWRSQRSTDADAVPSDD
- a CDS encoding sulfurtransferase TusA family protein, whose protein sequence is MATTEADTTVDARGAACPGPLMELIGAFREAETGAVVALLTDEEQSLTDVPEWAAESGNEVVATDDEGTHYRILVRKS